The window aatagaataagactggAATGGAGCAGGGGTGAGCTAGAGGTTTATACAACCCCCCAGTATTAATCTGTggggcagtggaactgtgttctctggaatgatggagctctgtccagtacttttaggatgagttggtgATGAATCAGATGGGGTGGTGATAATACGACATGCTGACCTCACTGACATTCTCGTCACTAAATGCAAACATTTACAGTAATTCTTCAGAATGTAATAGAAAACCTTTCTCAGGCAGTTGAGATATGTAGTTACTCCAACAGAAGCAGGTTAAACAGtgttaaatacactttattttagAAGTAACAATGAATGAGTAAGTTTCCCAATACCTTTGTGAACATACTGTATGAATAAATATTCATTTCTCTCTATTAACAGCTTTACATTTCATACTTTCCCAAAGAAAAATGCTCATGTGGGTGTTGGGCTTACACCTTCACaccacacaaatataaaaaagaaataagttGTGTAACACATCTAGATGTTACCAGCAAATAAATGGTAATTTTCTGATCTATCCATTCTAATCTAAGATgtcttatagaaaaaaaaacacctgaccaCCCAATATATTTGCAGATGGTTATAcattaactataatatatatactgttttcATGTATTCATTTAAACAATGTATTACTTTATcgtaaagttatttttattatattccaaCAGAAAAATTCACCATTCCATGTTTCTGTAAAGAAGCAAAGGAACAGAAAAGGAGCCACTGGCACTGCCCAAAGTGCAGAAAGTTAGTGTTGCGGCAAATCAATTTTAAGGCTCATCTGGAAAATCATGGTATGGTaacagtaaacattttttttttgcaaattctcaGATACCATAAAACATCCATAAACAAAGTCCATTATCTATGTtatattatgaattattaattgCAGGATGTGTTCTATCTGTGAAAACCGATGGCCCTGGTAAGTACACAGTAAATCACATACATCTGTCCATTTAATTGTTtcatattatttataaaaaaaaactaaatcatgaGTGTGGAGTGGCATAAGGTAATCCAAAtgtagtgtgaaagactggtgcaGAGAATGCTAAGACCATGAAAGTATGAATAAAATCAGTATTGTTCAACCAGCATAATAACCTTAGTATTGTTtgttgtttctcattttctgagatctaaaagcactgcatatttttcaaataaatgctctaaagaaCAATATGTCTAtgtggaattttggagaaatgttatttttactcaaacatatacctatgaatagtaaaatcacagaaactgatcattttgcagtagtctctcattttttccccaGACCTGTATGTGTTGGGTACCGTGTAATTCTTATTTATGTATAGTTCCTTTTATTCTTCCTTATATGGTCCTTCTTTCTTGTTACCTGATTCCATGCTGCTTTGTGGCTCCACCCACATTTGTGTCCCCATGGTAACCAATGATTCCAAGGTGTTTTTGATATAATTAACCTGTGTACTAACACCCATTGTCTCGCCTTCGTGTTTGTCAGTATTGCAGTTTCCTTCCGTCTTGCAATCTTGTTTCTGGTTGCCCATTTGTACCATTCATTTATAGCCTTAGTTTAACTTTTTACTGCCTTTATCTAATGTTACAAATAATTAATTGCAGGATGTGTGGctgtaaaaaaagaagacaatGGTAAATATGCTGTACATTTTCATGAAATTAATAATAACATGAACACTGGATAAGTTGATTGTAATTAAAAATAGTGATGTGCTATTTTTTATGCATGCAACATTTGAATGAGTGTTTATTCAAAttaaatactacatttattttgTCTAATACTCTTTTAGGTGAATTAAAAAGGAAGTCTGAGGATGATCCAGTCGAGTCCTTGGGGGAATATACTTGCAAAAATTGCATGTCAACTTTTGCCATGTCTTCTAGTATGAGAAGACATGAAAGACAGTTTCACCACAAAGACCCTGAGCcaatattttgtgttgatgtagaaCATGGCATTTTTTTCACTGCCAAGCAAACTAAAGGTCTCAGGATACCCATTCATGTATGCAAGTCATCCATTTTGCAAATTATTGGCTGTGAAGTTGATGACTGCAAAGAGTTCATGGCACTGGCAAAACTGAGTGGAAAACCTGGTGTAGAGTGTGAACACCTGCACAGAGTTTCGTTTGCACCTCCTTACACTGCACCAGCTGAATTAAATGAGGATGCAATTCAGTCCATGCAAGACAAGGGACTAATTTCTagtcaaagaaaaaaagaatgtttGGAAATGCATTCTGTCTCTGCAAGTGAAGGTGTATGTGTTGTATATCCACTGTTATTTGAAAAATATGGATATTCCCAACGATATGTACATTTTTCTGTGTACACTGGAAGAAAAGAAGTTTGGTGCAGTTTTGGCCGAACCAGAGTAAGCAATGGCAAGTGGCATTGTCTTTGCAAAGGCACAAAAAACATGCATCGTTGCACCCACATCTATTTATCAATGTGGTGGTTGTATCAAGAGCATGAAGGGCTATTAAAAGAGGAAGGACAAAGTGGCAGTGATGAATCCAGTCTAGAAGATGGTGTGGAATGTTTAGATGACCAAGTCGACCTCAGTGTGGAGCAGATTGAAAAGATGACTACCTATCTCTGTGAGCATAAaaagattccagaggttttgccACCCAATCTGAGAACGACTGATAGGACTGTGCCAGACAGCTTTGAGCCTGCAGAAACAGTCTGCCCCTACTGTCCAGGACCAACCTACCCTGACCTATCAGAAGCAAAAATTGTTACCAGGAATGCAACAGTTTATGGCCTCTATTCTGTCACTAAAGGTTTGTGGGTTGTTTGAAGGCTTCTATAGTTTTAAAATGTGctgtaaaatatgtgtaaaaaaaattataatttatgaTTATGCTTTTAAAACAGGTGTCAAGGTGATGGTGAAAACTCGTTTAAGGTGCCACACTCAAGTGCGTTTCCAGGAATACACTTCAGGGTTCcacaattttaataataaagtatttctTAGCATCCCATTATGCTCAATGCTCTCAACAGCAATAAAAGGTATGTATCAATGTCCTATTAGAAGTACAACACATTAAAGTTGTTGTAAGATTGACggtgagtctttttttttttttttctctttgcataGAACAACACCGCAATTGGCAGATTCCTTTCCATGATGGAAGACCACCTTGGCATTACCCTTCCTCACAACACACTCAGAAAggccttttttcatttttctgcaATAACTGATTACAGTTATGACTTCTCCTGCAACCGCTGTGGCCACCACCCACCAGTACTAATTTCTGATGCAAACTGGAAAGTAGCTTTTGACTTGCCAGGTCTGATTTGTATAAAACTATGTCAAAATTTCCAAGCAGTtcattataaatagcaaaatttatcaaagagaaaaacatgaataatatttgttttttgtgtgtgtgtaaatatattttctaGTGAATCTCCTGAGAAGACCATGCATTGAAGATGTCCAGCAGAAAGATTTGTCTGTCAACATTGACAACAGATGGACACAACTAGAAAAAGAATTAGTTGCTGTTGGATTCTGTGACggtagtttaaaaaatataaagatagaTTATTTTTTCTACTTGAGAATCTGCAGCTGTTATGCATGTTCCTAACATTATTGTTTCCTCTTCATATATTAGGGTCAAATTTAAAGAACCCTTACTCAAGTGAGCTGACCTACTCAGCATTTGCTCCCTGGATAGGAAAAGAGAGCAGAATTGGATCGGTTGTCCCTAAAACGGAAGCTTTGAAAGGGTTTTCCAAACGCCTGGAAGATTCTGCAGGCAAAACTACTTCTGCAGTCAAAACTGCATCAGCAGAAGACCGCCTGTTTGAAGTACTTGAATCAAAAAAGGTACATTTTTATGAAACATACTGATAATTTACATAAATATTGTGctaatacttttaatattttttttacacatctgCTTAATGTTTACTACCTGATTCTGTGTGGAATCACTTGAAGATCATAGTCATCTTGACAATAAAGTCAGCTGTAAGCACAGTTCTATACACTTTTCAACAGTTTATTCCTGGTCCACCTGATCATTTAATTTTCCATACCTTCATGATTTCTAGATAATTGTAGGCCCCACGACAGGATCAGAGAGCCACTGAAACAATTagtttttcaataaaaatatcctcTATGCAAGTGTTTCTCAATCCAAGTCCTGGGGCACCCCTCCTCCCCTGCATTGCACGTTTTAGTGTTTTtcctgctcccaacacacctgattaaaCTGGTTCATTAACAAGCCCTTCAGACTTGTAGAGGGGTGTGTTAAAGTGGGAAATGAAGGGACACCAGGGCCAGATTTTAGAAACACAGCTGTGTGGTATTTTGGCATGGGATGGGTTAAATGACTGTGTTTTGAAAGGTTGTGCACACTAATCtcaatctttttttattaatttatctatCAGTCACAAAAGTCTGAGCTAATCAGTCTTTGTGTGGAGCTGGGAGTGTCTTCTGAGGGGTCTGTGTCTGACATCCTTAATCGTTTAGAAGAACTTCTCCTGTACAAGGACATCTATCCCAAGATGTTTATGAAGCTGCAGAGAACGGGAGGTTGGAGATcatttcatatttattatttattggaaGAAATTGAAACTTCTTATTTAATAAACCCATTTTCTCTTAGGTGGAGTCTTACACAGCAGCTGCATGCACTCTGTTGTCTACTACTGCTCTCCATTGTGGTGGCAAGAATCGGCAAGAGACCATACTGATGCCCTATTAAGTTTTAAAATACCACCTACAATATACATCTCAGATATTGCTGGAAGAGTGGCAAGACATGCCAATAATAGAACAAGACAACAATTTTTTCAGCCATTTGATGGAAGGCTTTGTGAAGCAACtccaaaaaacatttcaaaagcaTCCCAAAAGCAACTGAGTGTAACTTTTCCATGGACCACATGCTTAACAACAAAAGCTGGTCCTTCACTGGAAACTAGAGTGCATGGCCCACATCCTATCACAAGAACAGCAGACAAGTTTTCGTTGTATGACAAATTTCATCAGAAAAATCAGAGAAGACCAGAAGAGAAGCTCAGGAGCTTGGACCTAGTGCCTGAAGTAGCTGACATACTGAATTCATCGTTAGCTGAACAACTGAACAAGGAACTTGCTAATTCGAGATATTTTCTTTGCCAGCTTAAAGATGTCCATTACATGTTCATGCTGCGACTTGTTTTTCATCTCCATAACCAGCGAATTAACTTGGCATTCTTGTCCAAAATGCAAAGGCTGGCCCAAGGGAATGCAGACATTGGTGAAGATGGAAGGGTATTGGTGCACGTAAGTAGGCCCAAAAAGTAGTTTATTTGTTAAAAGGAGGAAATGACAAACTTGAAATCAAATATAAATTATACGTGTATGAACCTCATTGTCCtttctaaagaaaacaaaaagcagaTGGAGATGCCACTACCTACAAAGATGCGTGTAGAGACTGTTCCGGGGGCTTGTGAGGGACAGCGATTCTCTGTGACCCTGTTTCCTGTGGAGCAGCAGATTAAGGTAATCCATTCATTATGCCAGAATAcaattttacaattacaattttaattttaaaataattacttaatagaAGCTACAATATGGTATATTGTAAAATTTAAGAACTTTAACTTGCAATTAAGATTCAATTATGTTGATAATTTTATAATACTCTTTTCACAGGTTAAACTGCATCAGCTGTACGTGTCACAGAATCAACACTTCTGTGTTAAAATAGGAAACTCTTTGGCTAGATCTATGGATTTGCGCTCCATTCTTCCTGCACAGTACCTGAACGAGGATCCTGAAGAATCCTTACCTTCTCTACCATGGCTTACGGAtgatgtatgttttattttaattatttttttttatgattatctTTGCCTTTATTAACATAGAAACCAATTGATCAATTTTACCTACAGGCAGTAAACTGTCGAGTTGCACAGGTTGCAAAGGGACACATGAACGTAAGTTAAAGTCCAAGATAAGCAAATCATAGTTACAACAAACAATTATTCAGCATGTAAAAATTATACTTTCCATTAGATGAAAGTCTTACCAACATTCCAATTCATTTGCTGGTGGCGAGTCTGGATAACACTGAAGAAAGTCTCCAACAGAAACATGACATCTTTGCAGGTAAAAAAGAACCTAATGCTTTTGTTTAAGTCACAAGGTATAATTTCAATTCATTACCGATTTTCTTACAGGACCTCCAACCGCAAGACACCATCTTATTCCCAAGAGTTGTTGGTGGGAAAACACCAGAGACGGGGAATCACTTTATCCTTTgggtgattttatttattttctcattaaaataaattatgcatGTTTGAGCTTTTTGTATAGTTCTACTATGCACGCTTTTCTATGTTCTGTGTCTGATTTTCTGCCATCACAGGTATTTGATGGGTCCAAGCAAGAAATCAGGATTTATGATTCTATGCACCAGTATACTACTATTGGAAAAAGTGAGATGGAGATTTTGAGGTAAGAGcttagtttttgcatttttgactGAATATTTGCTGCCCATCAATAAACAATTCATACATTTTGTTCTCAATGTTATCTTGGGAAACAGGAACAGTACATTTTCAGGCTGTTAATTTTCTTTCTATTATCACCCCTTGGCATTCTACTGTCTACCCCATTCTCTTAAGCGTGCTCTCTTCTACTCCTCCTTGCTGCTTTTTATTCTTTAGAATACAACAAATAGCTCTCTTTTAATTTCTAGTTATGTATTTATCAAATATACACTGATGTTACTGCATGGATAGTACTACAATTTATGCTGCACAGTAAATGGCAGTGGTGGTTCAGCGACGGACAAGGTTGTGAGTTCGATACCTGGGTCTGGTGGGTATCGCCGGGATTTGCCTTTGAGAAAAGGCCTTAAATCTCACTTCTCCCCAGGTGCCATATCGATGGCTGCACACTGCTCCAGGCATGTGTTCTCACTGAGTGTCTTAAGTGTACTCattagagtgtatgtgtgtgtacactgcATGGATGGCCTAAAGGAGGAGGCAGAATTCCATCTGTGCCCACCATAAGTATGGTTAATAAGGTTGTATTGTCTTGAGCTTGCATCTGCAAATTTTCAGTATATaagcttaacttaacttaatttaaactaattttgttcattttttgcacatgtttatttttacagttgCAATATAAATGTTTTCTAAATTGTGGAGAATTGTGTTCTATAACATCTGTGCAATTTGTGTTCATAGTGTGTCAGCACAGACTTTTGTTTGAGACTGTATGCACAAAGGgtgcttaatttaaattatttcctGTCTAGCTATGCCTTTCAAAACACATGGAAGATGACTGAATGGACCATCAGATACCCAAGTCAATGGCATCAGTGTGACCAGCAGAACTGTGGTATCTTTGTGTGCACAGTAAGAGTTTTCTTTCATGACTTACCATTATTACCCATCTACATCCACACAACCTAAATATCACATTGATGAAGTGCATTGtaaaataagatcagagattaaAGTCTCATTTTTTGTGGAATTATTTGTAGAAGTTGTACAAAGCATTGAGTTTAAGCAAGCATTTTTGCAATGTTAAATTGATTTCTCGTTATATTcttcaaataatgtaaaataactctacactttttttaaagatgGCAGAAATGGAGGTCAACAATATAAAGATTGTGACAGAGACACTGAGGGGAGCCCAACTTGAGCATCTGCGTTTTTACCATGCAACGTCTTTAATCAAGGACGTAACCCAGGTGAAAATGTCTTGGATAActtgaatatttttaaaatgtaaaccttgtaaatatttaaattaagaatgtttctatttgattttattatatGTATTCTTTTCCACACAGGACATCTCAAAAAGTTCAAAAGAAGAATGCATGGCAGAAAAATTTAATGTCTGCACTTTTCAGAGACTAGCAGCGCAAGGGTATGTACTATGTATACAATTGTGTTCAAAATAATAGCAGTGTGTTTAAAAACATAAGCACTAAATCTATTTCCATGCATTGGGAACATTGCATACTGTTTTCCAAATCAAAACATTAAgagaaatgtatataatttataactattttacaaaaaaaattaacatttgtcTGTTCAAAAAATAGCAGTGTCTGCATTTGTCTTTACAAACTCAAAAAATGTACTCTTTCTTTTAGAATTTAGCATTCCTGTGAATCACTAACCTAATATTTAGTTGAATAACCACAATTTTTAATAACTGCTTCACATCTGTGTGGCAAAGAGTCTCCCAATGTCTGGTACCTGTCAACTAGTATTCCAGCCCAGGATGCTTTGACTACATCCCACAATTTGTTTGCATTTCTTGGTTTTGCCCTAGAAATGGCATCGTTAATGTCACCCCACAagtgttctattgggtttagatCCAGGGTTTGGGCTGGCCACTCCATAACTTCAATTTTGTTGAACTAAAACCAAGGTTTTGCTTGTTCACTTGTGTGGTTTTGGTTGTTTTGTTGAAAACCCATTTTAAGGGCATTTCCTCTTCAGCATAAGGCAACTTGACATATTCAAGTATTCTGATCTATGCAAACTGGGCCTTGATCACTTTTATGTGGTAAATATGCCCAGCACCATAGTAAGAAAACATTCCCATATCATGAAGCTTGTACCAACATGATTCAATGCTTCAGAGTGTACTGTGGCTTGAATTCAGAGTTTGATGGTCGTCTGACAAACTGTCTGTGGCCCTTGGacccaaaaaataaaatgttactttCATTAGTCCACAATGTTTCTCAGTTTCTCTTCAGGCCAGCTGATGTGTTCTTTGACAAACTGTATCCGTTTCAGTATGTTGTGTGGTTCTGTGGGACTTCTTTCTAATAGATTAGCTTTATACAGGTGTCTACAAACTGTCACAGTAACTTAAGACTGTCTTTGATCATCCTGGAGCTGATTATTGACTGAGCCTTGCCATTCTTCAATGCATTCAAATGGTAGTCTAGCATTTTCTTCCatgtctctctgattttgctctctATTTTAAAGCATCTGAGATTTTTTTGGCTGAACAGCCTTTTATTGTCTGCACTTCTTTATAAGTTTTACCCTCTTTAATCaactttttaatcaaagtttgCTGTTCTTCTAAACTGTATCTTGAACAAACCATATTTCTCAGGCTTTCAAGGAGATATGCATGTACAGCATGTGCTGGCTTGCCCCCCTAAACAAGGGCCACCTGATTCACACCTGTTTCCTCACAGAATGATTGATCTCACTAATTGAACTCCACGCTGCTATTATTTTAAACACACACCTGTCAATTAATTATTTAAGTACACATACTCAGGAGCATGCATATCATGAATATGTGTCTTTTGGTTTTCTAAGAACCTACTGCACCAACTGGTACATTTTGTCGTGGTAATTTATACCAAGAACAGTGATTATCAAAAACAGTGATTATCTGATTAGTCATATTGGACTGCTATTATTTTGAACACTACTGTATATGATTAATGTAATTTAAGCCAAAGTTTACTGCAGTGTAACACAAAATGTACTTGTTTAAACAGCTCACTTTATCCGGCGGTCACCAAATTTCACTGGGTACAGTGTGATAA of the Astyanax mexicanus isolate ESR-SI-001 chromosome 10, AstMex3_surface, whole genome shotgun sequence genome contains:
- the LOC111189207 gene encoding uncharacterized protein LOC111189207, with the protein product MTNLKSNINYTCMNLIVLSKENKKQMEMPLPTKMRVETVPGACEGQRFSVTLFPVEQQIKVKLHQLYVSQNQHFCVKIGNSLARSMDLRSILPAQYLNEDPEESLPSLPWLTDDAVNCRVAQVAKGHMNMKVLPTFQFICWWRVWITLKKVSNRNMTSLQDLQPQDTILFPRVVGGKTPETGNHFILWVFDGSKQEIRIYDSMHQYTTIGKSEMEILSYAFQNTWKMTEWTIRYPSQWHQCDQQNCGIFVCTMAEMEVNNIKIVTETLRGAQLEHLRFYHATSLIKDVTQDISKSSKEECMAEKFNVCTFQRLAAQGSLYPAVTKFHWVQCDNCKGWLHTDCAGVQDVRGLKFTCGCRNPRPLTFDRIRAIIQQHGVCGLIQDEEIKVLHDSLRCGQQRSSRMFLWQHPETSPRLKNLLKTKMTPFTDENTSALIGKLRSVLQLGNDSEDLDLLFDVLWISGSIHAQIFDAQLMNLLLMSCLSFKVTIRIISAHEGLCRYAAETFLSSGDTIY